A genomic window from Flavobacteriales bacterium includes:
- a CDS encoding DUF3127 domain-containing protein produces MAFSIVGKIKVIKETQQITDTFRKREFVLTDDSSNYPQHILFQLTQDNCDLLNGFVEGEEIKIMFNIRGREWTSPQNEVKFFNSLDVWKVERTADTVAPQASASAPAPTAIPPLPQEDDDLPF; encoded by the coding sequence ATGGCATTTTCCATCGTAGGCAAGATAAAAGTGATCAAAGAGACTCAGCAGATCACCGATACATTCAGAAAAAGAGAATTCGTACTCACGGATGATTCATCCAATTATCCGCAGCACATCCTTTTCCAATTGACCCAGGATAATTGCGACCTGCTCAATGGATTCGTGGAAGGCGAAGAGATAAAGATCATGTTCAACATACGTGGACGTGAGTGGACTTCACCCCAGAACGAAGTGAAATTCTTCAACTCGCTCGATGTTTGGAAAGTCGAACGTACTGCTGATACGGTAGCACCTCAAGCAAGTGCGTCAGCTCCTGCTCCTACGGCTATTCCGCCTCTTCCTCAAGAAGATGACGACCTACCTTTCTAA